The Nitrospirota bacterium sequence TAACTACTTCACAAGCGAAGTACTTCGCTTTTTGTCCTTATTTGGGATTATAGACGAAGTATTTCGTCTATCCCAACTCTGGCTGAATAGCCAGCCAACCTTTTTTCATGACAAATATTGTCAGTCATTACCTCCTTTCCTCAAGTCTAAACTGTCCAAAGGACTTTGAATTTTACTTATGCTTTTGGTACTAACATGGGTATAGATTTCAGTAGTTTTACTGTGAGCATGACCCAATAGCTCCTGTATGTACCTCAAATCAGTCCCAGCCTCTAATAAATGAGTCGCAAAACTGTGCCGCAAGGAATGCACAGTTATCTCTTTTTTTATCCCTGCCTTTTGACAAGCATGCTCCAGAATTTTTTGCACTGTTCTTATCGAAATATACCTGTCTGCCTTTGCGCCTTGAAAGAGATACTTTGAAGGCTTATATTCCCGCCAATATCCCCTAAGAATTTCCAATGCTATTTCAGACAACATTACATAACGGTCTTTTCTTCCTTTTGCCCCTTTAATGTGAATCAGCATCCGCTTGCTGTCTATGTCTTCAGGTTTCAATCTAACCACTTCTCCGACTCTTAATCCAGCAGAATACACTATCATAAGAATAGCCCTGTGTTTAAGATTATCTACTGAATTGAGGATTTTTGTAACTTCTTCTTTGCTTAAGACTACGGGCAGTTTTTTGTCCTTGCGGGGTCTTTTTACTTCATAGACAAATTTCTTCTTAAGCATTGTCCCATAATAAAACTTCAGGGCATTGATTGCCTGATTCAGCGTGGATGTTGCTGATTGTTTATCCTCTGCAAGGTAAAGCAAGTAATCTTTAATGTCTGAATCGCTTATGTCTGTTGGCTGCTTATTGAT is a genomic window containing:
- a CDS encoding site-specific integrase produces the protein MTFEDLKRELLSRKYSYKTVKGYLYYNRDFLGFINKQPTDISDSDIKDYLLYLAEDKQSATSTLNQAINALKFYYGTMLKKKFVYEVKRPRKDKKLPVVLSKEEVTKILNSVDNLKHRAILMIVYSAGLRVGEVVRLKPEDIDSKRMLIHIKGAKGRKDRYVMLSEIALEILRGYWREYKPSKYLFQGAKADRYISIRTVQKILEHACQKAGIKKEITVHSLRHSFATHLLEAGTDLRYIQELLGHAHSKTTEIYTHVSTKSISKIQSPLDSLDLRKGGND